The window TTCTTCTTAGCATCTTGTAGTCAGTTATTTCAAACTTGTCATGTATTCTTTTCCAAACTTGAGCAAAGGTACTTTTCTTAGTTCTTGCTGTAATTCCTTGTGGACTTGCTATTCTATAGACACGAGCTTGCAACTCTAAGGCTACTATTCTAGATACAAAGTCCTTTATTTCTTTTAACTCTTTTGGTGAAAGTTCAGGTTCTATGGTTACTTTGAACTTTGGAGCATGGAAATGGTTATTAATTTCTTTGCGAACTGTTCCAAAAACCGAAACGAGATTATCTTTACCACTAATTTTCACATTTAAGTTGGAAATAAAACTCTCCACCTCCCTGTCGCTCAGAAGCCTTTCAAGTTCTTGGAGCTTTTCCTTTAGATCTTTTCTTTCCTCCATTTTCTTTCCCTTAAACTGTTAAGGCTTCTAAAAGCTTTTCTCCCTTTTTTTCAAGTTTTCCTTTTAACTTTTCTATGCTCTCATCAGCTTCTAACAGTTCTATAAGCAAACGGGCGACTTTCACTCTTTGTTTTGTATTCAGTTTCATACCTTTCTTCTTCTCGAGTTTTCTCACTATCCTAAGAGCTAAAATCACTGCTTCTACTTCCTCTTCTGAAAATTCCTTAAGAAGCTTTTCTAAGCTACTCTCTTCCTTCTCTATAAACATTTCCCCCTTGCCTTTTCGTAGCCATTCGGGGTTGACGGAGAAGATTTGTTCAATGAGGCGGAGAGTGGTTTCATCTGGCGACCGTTGTCCGCTTTCGTATCGCTGTATGGCTCTAAGTGTTCTTCCTACATGCTCAGCAAACTCTTTTTGAGTTAGCCCTAAAGCTTTTCTTAACTCCTTTAGTCTTCCTGCTATGCCAGTTTTATCTATTTCCATTATTTGTGACATTCCTTACCCAGGTAAATTTTGTCACACGACCAAAATACGACCAAACCTATTGACAGATACGACCATTGTTCCTATAATTACCTATAGAGAATAGGCAAATAACCAAGCTACTAACCTATAAGAGGGTAACTAATATGATAACACAAAGATTCATTCCCAAGAAGAACTTAGAGCGAATAAAAAAACTTAAAAAACAAAAGGGGCTTACCTATAGAGATATCGCTGAA of the Desulfurobacteriaceae bacterium genome contains:
- a CDS encoding ORF6C domain-containing protein; its protein translation is MEERKDLKEKLQELERLLSDREVESFISNLNVKISGKDNLVSVFGTVRKEINNHFHAPKFKVTIEPELSPKELKEIKDFVSRIVALELQARVYRIASPQGITARTKKSTFAQVWKRIHDKFEITDYKMLRRTQYQEAIFFLRNWESKLLNELVKRGVYKVDIPKNYLLRKLFGVAKANGKTKEDLELYCIQKFSLTLREALPGHIWYVYTRYATRKRKSK
- a CDS encoding helix-turn-helix domain-containing protein; translation: MEIDKTGIAGRLKELRKALGLTQKEFAEHVGRTLRAIQRYESGQRSPDETTLRLIEQIFSVNPEWLRKGKGEMFIEKEESSLEKLLKEFSEEEVEAVILALRIVRKLEKKKGMKLNTKQRVKVARLLIELLEADESIEKLKGKLEKKGEKLLEALTV